From one Amycolatopsis sp. FDAARGOS 1241 genomic stretch:
- a CDS encoding peptidoglycan-binding protein: MIGKAAALTALVAAALGIAAPLPAGAATALPAANTEAVLKAAQIDPRRADSTQKPGAHDSVLPVEQALRDKGLLDAQWVDGYFGTTTIAAYSQYQKSLGCTGIDTSGLPGRTSPAKLGTGHHTVTAVLTPGSHVTYHGVTLNTRTKAMPVAAEGLLGRQLSLTQGSYNPGGVDASAGTHDGGGAFEISVAGMSAETHTSVAKALHQVGFAAWIRTSEQAEWDYHIHAIAISGPDLPSGAQHQAGDYYLGLNGLNGLAGRGPDDGPAVNPKVTWEEYQRG, encoded by the coding sequence ATGATCGGGAAAGCCGCCGCGCTGACGGCGCTCGTGGCCGCGGCGCTGGGCATCGCCGCACCGCTGCCGGCCGGTGCGGCGACCGCGCTGCCGGCCGCGAACACGGAAGCCGTGCTCAAGGCCGCGCAGATCGACCCGCGGCGCGCGGACAGCACGCAGAAGCCGGGTGCGCACGACAGCGTGCTGCCGGTCGAGCAGGCGTTGCGGGACAAGGGCTTGCTCGACGCGCAGTGGGTGGACGGGTACTTCGGCACCACCACCATCGCCGCGTACTCGCAGTACCAGAAGTCGCTGGGCTGCACGGGGATCGACACGTCGGGGCTGCCCGGGCGGACGTCGCCGGCGAAGCTCGGCACCGGCCACCACACGGTGACGGCCGTGCTCACGCCGGGCAGCCACGTGACCTACCACGGCGTCACGCTCAACACGCGGACGAAGGCGATGCCGGTGGCCGCCGAGGGACTGCTCGGCCGGCAGCTGAGCCTCACGCAGGGTTCGTACAACCCAGGCGGCGTCGACGCGTCGGCGGGCACGCACGACGGCGGCGGCGCGTTCGAGATCTCGGTGGCGGGCATGTCGGCCGAGACGCACACGAGCGTCGCGAAGGCGCTGCACCAGGTCGGCTTCGCCGCGTGGATCCGCACGTCGGAGCAAGCCGAATGGGACTACCACATCCACGCGATCGCGATCTCCGGCCCGGACCTGCCCTCGGGCGCGCAGCACCAGGCCGGCGACTACTACCTCGGCCTCAACGGCCTCAACGGCCTCGCCGGCCGCGGCCCCGACGACGGCCCGGCGGTCAACCCGAAGGTGACGTGGGAGGAGTACCAGCGCGGTTGA
- a CDS encoding LLM class flavin-dependent oxidoreductase, with translation MSKKAFRFGVVAAADGGGAKWVETARRAEQLGYSTLLSPDNLNLPSATIALGIAAAATTTLRVGSFVLASPLRTPRAAAWEAHSLTQLTGGRFELGLGTGLPTMKQQAEELGLPYGSGRERLDQVSETIDHVRRLDGAAHTPVMIAAGGPRARRLAAAKADVVTLAGGVLTTREEMAGYVDEIRTAAGDRAEAIEFALNLFVVGDEAPPWLSRFLGGLDVKTLVEQDSLTVLRGDVDAMAAELDRRRDELGVSYFSVNGAFLEEFAPLVERLSGK, from the coding sequence ATGTCGAAGAAGGCGTTCCGGTTCGGAGTGGTCGCGGCGGCCGACGGTGGCGGCGCGAAGTGGGTCGAGACGGCCCGTCGCGCGGAGCAGCTGGGGTACTCCACGCTGCTGTCGCCGGACAACCTGAACCTGCCGTCGGCGACGATCGCGCTGGGCATCGCCGCGGCCGCGACCACGACGTTGCGCGTGGGTTCGTTCGTGCTGGCGAGCCCGTTGCGCACGCCGCGCGCCGCGGCCTGGGAGGCCCACAGCCTCACGCAGCTCACCGGCGGCCGGTTCGAGCTCGGTCTCGGCACCGGCCTGCCCACGATGAAGCAGCAGGCCGAGGAGCTGGGCCTGCCCTACGGTTCGGGGCGGGAGCGGCTCGACCAGGTGTCGGAGACCATCGACCACGTCAGGCGCCTCGACGGCGCCGCGCACACCCCAGTGATGATCGCCGCCGGCGGGCCCAGGGCGCGCCGGCTGGCGGCGGCCAAGGCGGACGTCGTCACGCTCGCCGGCGGGGTCTTGACCACGCGCGAGGAGATGGCGGGGTACGTCGACGAGATCCGCACCGCGGCGGGTGACCGTGCCGAGGCCATCGAGTTCGCCCTCAACCTCTTCGTGGTCGGCGACGAGGCACCGCCGTGGCTGAGCCGGTTCCTGGGCGGTCTGGACGTGAAGACGCTCGTCGAACAGGACTCGCTGACGGTGCTGCGCGGCGACGTCGACGCCATGGCCGCCGAGCTCGACCGGCGGCGCGACGAACTCGGTGTGTCGTACTTCAGCGTCAACGGCGCGTTCCTCGAGGAATTCGCGCCGCTCGTGGAGCGCCTGTCGGGGAAGTGA